The genomic DNA TGGTGATTCCAGCGACAGCAAGATCGACTGAACCTCTTCGTCGGGTTCGACTCCAATCGGGTAGTGCTTGATAAGTAGCAGGTCTTGCCGATCCGCCGGCTCGCTGCTGAGCATCGGTTCGGCTAGATACCGATCCGCCCGTTCGGCTCCAGGTTCCAGCGTTTGCACAACGCGATAGCGATCGGCAAAAACGAGCGAAGCGTCTACTTCGGTCTGTGCTTCCGCAGATTCGGCCGCCACGTCGCCGCCGCATTCAATGCAAACCAAGTCGTCCGGAAACATTGCGTGTCCGTTGACGCAGCGAGGAGGTTGGGATTGAGGTTCCGTTTCCTCGAGGTGATCCTCCGCGATAGGTGCAGAATGGGGAAGCGTCGCGGCAATCGTGGCAACACTAAAACCACAGCCGTTGCCGCTCGGTCCATCGCCACTGCAATACATCTCCGCCAGATCGTTGGGGTGGCCGCACTTGGGGCAAATCTTGACCAAACTCATCCGCGCACACCATCGAGCAATTGATCGGACGTTCCCGCGGCGAAGCCCATCGCGGCCAATCGCTTGCGAATTTCAGCCATCGCGTTTGGCTTAGGAATTCCCGCGATCCAAACCGTATCGTCATCGAAACAGAGATCCAGGGCCGGCGAGTCATCGAGGCTCGCATATCGCTCCGCCGCCAATGGCGTCAGCAAGTTCATTCGTTGATTGTCCGATCCACGCAGCGGTTGGGTCTGCGGTTGCTTGGCGTCATACGGATCGCTAATCAATACGTCCAGCTTCGATACGATATCGGAATGCCGCGTCCAAAGTACTTCCGCCGAATAGCCGGAGAAGAGCAACACATCGCCCACGTTTTTTGTGCGCCACCAATCGACCAAAGCCGCGACGGCATCGGGTTGGTCAAACGGTTCCCCTCCCGAAATCGTCAGCCCATCGGCCTGGGCAGTCCAAGGAGCCAGGGTTTGCGTCAGTTGATCCAAGCTGATTGGGTCGGTTCCCGCTGCCCAAGTATCGCGGCTGACACATCCGGGGCATTGGATCTGGCAGCCTTGAAACCAGACGCCAACGCGGGTGCCGAA from Rosistilla carotiformis includes the following:
- a CDS encoding 4Fe-4S single cluster domain-containing protein, which gives rise to MTQSISISRIHYPIHSLGFGTRVGVWFQGCQIQCPGCVSRDTWAAGTDPISLDQLTQTLAPWTAQADGLTISGGEPFDQPDAVAALVDWWRTKNVGDVLLFSGYSAEVLWTRHSDIVSKLDVLISDPYDAKQPQTQPLRGSDNQRMNLLTPLAAERYASLDDSPALDLCFDDDTVWIAGIPKPNAMAEIRKRLAAMGFAAGTSDQLLDGVRG